The Candidatus Nitrospira nitrificans genomic sequence CGCCGCGCCGTCGAGGTGTTTCTGCGCGGCATGACCTTGGCGACGGACAGTTTCCTCGGCGACCCCTTGGGGGTTCCCATGATCTCGAACTGGAGCCGGGTGACCCACGCTGTCCCGGACATTTTTCATCGGCTCATGGACGCCGTGGAACAGGACCATGCCTGGGATCCTACGGCAGAAACCAGGCAACCCCTCTCATGAACAACAGCTTGATTCCGCTCACCGCTGAAACCGAAGACCTGCTGGAAGCCGTGCGCAGTGCCGACATCTTAGTCGGCATTCCCAGCTTCAACAATGCAGGGACCGTCGGCCACGTCGTCCGCGCCGTCGGAGCGGGGCTGGCAAAATACTTTCACGGCCATCGTGCCGTCCTGGTCAACGCCGACGGCGGATCCACCGACGACACCTCCACCATCGTCGCCCATACCATGGTCGATCTGGAGCCCCTCTTTATCAGCGATCGGCAGAGCACGCTCCACCGGATTGTCACGCCCTATCACGGAATCCCAGGGAAGGGCAGCGCGTTTCGAACGATTTTCGAGATCGCTCGACGGCTCAAAGTCAAAGCCTGTGCCGTCGTCGATTCGGACGTCCGCAGCATCACGCCCGAGTGGATGGAACTGCTCCTTCATCCGATCATCAAAGAAGGCTATGACTATGTGGCCCCCTACTATCGACGCCACAAGTACGACGGAACCATCACCAACAGCATCGCCTATCCTCTGACCCGAGCCCTCTACGGACAGGAGGTCCGTCAGCCGATCGGCGGAGATTTCGGCTTCACCGGAGAACTGGCGCAACACTATCTTGAGAAACACGTCTGGGAATCCGATGTGGCGCGCTTTGGAATCGACATTTGGATGACGACCGAAGCCATTACGAGCGGAGCCAAAGTGTGTCAGAGTTTTCTGGGGGCCAAGATCCATGATCCCAAGGACCCAGCCGCCGATCTCTCATCCATGTTGCGGCAGGTGGTGGGCGCGTTGTTCGCCCTGATGGAAGCCCATGCCCCCACCTGGCTCCCCGTCACAGACTCTCGGAAGGTACCTCTCTTCGGCTTCCAATATGAGGTGGGTGTTGAGCCGGTGAATGTCAATGTCGAACGGATGGTGGACTTGTTTCATCTCGGGCTGACGGACCTGCGCGATATTTGGGCGCGCATGCTCTCTGAAGACGCCCTGGATGAACTGTCGCGTCTTCGGGATATCCCTCTACGAGATTTCCGCATTCCCGACTCGCTGTGGGCCAAAATTATTTATGATGCCGCCCTGGCGCATCATCGGAACGTGCTGCCCCAAGAACATC encodes the following:
- a CDS encoding glycosyltransferase family protein → MNNSLIPLTAETEDLLEAVRSADILVGIPSFNNAGTVGHVVRAVGAGLAKYFHGHRAVLVNADGGSTDDTSTIVAHTMVDLEPLFISDRQSTLHRIVTPYHGIPGKGSAFRTIFEIARRLKVKACAVVDSDVRSITPEWMELLLHPIIKEGYDYVAPYYRRHKYDGTITNSIAYPLTRALYGQEVRQPIGGDFGFTGELAQHYLEKHVWESDVARFGIDIWMTTEAITSGAKVCQSFLGAKIHDPKDPAADLSSMLRQVVGALFALMEAHAPTWLPVTDSRKVPLFGFQYEVGVEPVNVNVERMVDLFHLGLTDLRDIWARMLSEDALDELSRLRDIPLRDFRIPDSLWAKIIYDAALAHHRNVLPQEHLLKALTPLYLGKTASFVLDSQGLTSAEAEQLIETLCRTFEKQKEYLVARWPQSHDAREVISAARARPERSEP